The following nucleotide sequence is from Acidimicrobiales bacterium.
CTCGGACCGATGCTGCGCGAGTACGTCATCGGTGAGGCGATGTACGCGCTGGGCATCCCCACGACGCGGGGGCTGTCGGTGATCGCAACCGGCGAGAAGGTGCGCCGTGAGACGGCGCTGCCGGGAGCCGTGCTCACGCGGGCGGCCGCCAGCCACCTCCGGGTCGGCACGTTCCAGTACGCGGCGGCGACCGGGGACGGGGACCTGCTGCGCAGGCTCGCCGATCACGCCATCGACCGACATCAACCCGACGTCGTCGGGGCGCCCGAGCCCTACCTCGCCCTCCTCGACGGTGTGGCGGAGGCGCAGGCCGCTCTCGTCGCCCGGTGGATGCTCGTCGGCTTCATCCACGGTGTGATGAACACCGACAACACGACCATCTCCGGCGAGACCATCGACTACGGGCCGTGTGCCTTCATGGATGCATACGACCCGGCGACCGTGTTCAGTTCCATCGACCACGCCGGTCGCTACGCCTACGGGAACCAGCCCCACATCGCGCAGTGGAACCTCGCACGTCTCGCCGAGGCGCTCCTCCCTCTCATCGACGACGACACCGATGTGGCCGTCGAGAAGGCGACAGAGGTGCTCGGGGCCTATTCGGACCGCTACCTCGCCCACTGGGGTGAGGGGATGAGGGCCAAGCTGGGGATGGACGGGTCGGTCGACGGCGACGACGCTCTGATCGCGGACGGTCTGACCCTCCTTTCTGAGAACGCCGTCGACTTCACGTCGTTCTTCCGGGCGCTCGCCGCTTCGCTACGCGGCGACGAGTCCCGCCTCGTCGCGCTCTTCGACGACGTCGCCGCCCTCGACCCGTGGCTGGGCCGGTGGCGGGGCCGCGTCGAGGCCGGGGGAACGGACGCAGCCGCGATTGCGGCCGGCATGGACCGTGTCAACCCGGTCTACATCGCCCGCAACCACCTCGTGGAGGAGGCCCTGGCCGCCGGTAGCACAGGTGATCTCGCTCCGATGGAGCGTCTCCTGGAGGTCCTGGCCGAGCCGTTCGACGAGCGACCCGGCCTCGAGTCCTTCGCCCTCCCTGCACCGCCCGACTTCGGTCCCTACGTCACCTTCTGCGGGACCTGACGCTCGACGTCCGCCGGGTGGGGTGAACGGCTCTCAGCGGGCACGGGTCAGCCGCTCGGCGAGGATCCAGGTCGCCCGTAGCCCTGCGCCGGCCACCGACGGAGCCTGACGGACCATTGCGACCTTGTTCCACCGACCGGTCGCCCGCGATGCGGCTGCGAGCGCTGCGAAGTCCCTACGGCTCTCACTACAGCGGCTCCTCGACAGCGCCGCGGTTACGTCGCCGGGCACGGTGGTGTCGAGATCATCCGCCATCGACGTGAGCAGGGCTGCGATCCGACGAGCCGTCGGATGGGCCCCGGCTGTTCGGGTGAAAGCCCTCCAGTCGAGCGACCGGTGACTCGCGACGAAGTGCGCGTCGAGAACCCACTGCATCGACCGAGCGGTGCCGTAGGTGGCTCCGTGGACGAGCAGCGCGAACAACTCGTCGGACGCCGCCGGCCGCCTCACGAGCCCGCCACCGTGGCCGGTGCTGCGCGACCACATCGCCTCGAGTGCCGCAACGTCGAACGCAGCGTCGTTGGGTCGTTCGGCGACTACTGCTTCGACTCCCGAGGCGTGTCGCAGCGGTCGGGGAGCGGGCCCGAAGCGCGGGTCGATCAGGGCGGGGGTCCATCCCGCCCCTGCGAGCGTTGTGAGCGCCGCGTCGACGGATTCCGCCGGGACGACCAGGCGTGGCCCGCCGGAGTGACGCGCAACGGGATCCGGCCAGTAGCCCTCGGCCAGGAGGAAGCCGTCGAAGGCGATCACGGCAATCGATGCCTGGTCGAACGCAGCGAGCGCCGAGCGGGTGATCCGGGCGAGTGTCTCGTGACGCAGCTGTTCGCGTGCGGCTGCGACGCGGACAGCGTCCAGCGTTGCGGCATCGAGGAGTTCGACGATCTCGGCGGTGCCGGCGGCGAGCGGCAGCAGCGACCTGATGCGGTCGGTCCTGTCGGCGCGGACGCGGTCGAGTAGTGGGCCACGAGCCCTGGTCCAGCTACGCCAGGCGTCACGTCGACGCAGCGGGTCGCCGAGAAGTGCGGTGAGCAGGGGAGTGTCGGCGCCAGCCAGGCGGCCGGGGGGCCTCATCTGTCGATACGGCCCCGGCGTGCATCGGCGCGGATCTTGATCAGGTCGAAGAGGCCGCCGAGGGGGTCCTCGCCGGTGAGGCTGTCGTTGGTGGTGTGGACCCGTCGGTGCATCACGACCTGCTCCAGGGTCTCGACGAGGCACCCCCGCTCGACGGCGGTCGCGAACCAGCCGGTGTCCGACGGCCTGATCGCATCGCCGAACCGGCCGTAGCGCTCGAAGACCTCACGCCGGGCGAGCATCGTCGGGACGATCCACCCCGAGATGGGCTCCGACAGTGGTTGTCCGGCGTACCGCTCGGCTTCCTGGGCCGCCTCCTCGTCCCAGAAGTTGAGGTACTGCCCGACGCAGACGTCCACGTCCGGGTCGCTCTCGAACACCGCCAGCTGTCGGCGGAGCTTGTCGGGCACCCAGAGGTCGTCGGCGTCGCAGAAGGCGATCCAGTCGCCGGTGGCGGCTTCGATCGCCGCGTCCCGGGCCGGGATCAGGCCCGCGTGTTCGGCCTCGACGAGAGTGATCTCGGCGTCGTGGTGGCGCACGACGTCAGCGGTGGCATCGGTCGATCCGTCGTCGACGACCACGATCTCGATCGGGCGGTGGGTCTGGGCCACGATGCTGTCGAGCGTCTCGGTGATGAACCGTGCCGCGTTGTAGGCGGGAATCAGGCACGACACGAGATACGCGTTCATCGATTCCTCCCACCACGAGCCGCACGCATTCTCGCCGCCACGAACTCCAGGTGCTCATCGAGGCTCGATGATTCGCATGACGTGCTCGTGTTCGTCGTGTGTAGCCGCCGTTGGACGAGCACGTCCGTGACGTGGGCCACCTCGCTGTGTTCGCGGGCGCGTAGGAACCACTCGGTCTTGTTCATGTGGCGTAGCGACTCGTCGAACGGGCCGATCTCGTCGAAGGCCGAGCGCCACACCGCCAGAGTCGCCGTGTAGTAACCCGCCGCAGGCTCGAGCAGCCAGGCGTCCACGGAGTCCGGGTCGATGGCGAGCTCCGGTGAGATGAAGTTGACCACGTCGGTGATCGAGTAGCCCGCTGAGGGCATCTCGGCGAGGGCCGCGACCTGCCGTTCGGTCTTCGTGGGGTGCCACAGGTCGTCGGCGTCGCAGAAGGTGAGGAGGTCGCCTCGGGCCACGGTGACCCCGGCGTTCATCGCCGCGGCAGCGCCCATGTTGGCGCGTCGCAGGACCTTCGCAGATGGCACCGCAGCGGCTGCCACCTCGGCCGATGTGTCGGAGGAGCCGTCGTCGACGACGATGATCTCGGCGACGGGGTGGGTCTGGTTCCTGATCGCCGCGAGGGTCTCCGCGAGATAGCGTTCGCCGTTGTACACGGGAACGACGACCGAGACGGATGCGGCGGTCACTGGGGCAGGGTCCTGATACTCACGGTGGGGTTCATCTGCGTTGCGCCGGTCGCGCCCGGCATCCGACGATGAGGGTCATGGTGTGGGCCGCCGCCTACCCGCCGAGTCGTGGCGGCGTCGAGACGATGACCGCAGGTCTCGGCGCGACCCTAGCCGAGCGGGGTCACAGCGTCCGTGTGCTGACCGACTCCGGATCGGCCGATTCCGACGTCCGTGACGGCGCCGTCGGCGTCGACCGGTTGCCGTTGCACCACACGCTGACGAGCCGTGACCCGGAGGCGATCGCAGAGCTGGTCGACCGTGTTGGTCGCATGACCCGGTCCTTCGACCCCGATGTCGTGAATCTTCATGCCATGCATCCTGGTTGGTACTTCTACCTGAAGACGCAGCGCCGGAGCTCGGCGCCGCTGGCGTTCACGTCGCACGGCTGGTCGGGCTATCCGACCGGTCCCGACTCGCTCACCGGGAGGGTTCTGCGCTCGGCGACCCGGATCGTCTGTTGCAGCGATTTCGTCTGCGCCATCGGGCGTCGACTCGTGCCCGATATCGCGGACAGGTTCGTCACCAACCTCAACGGGGTCAGGCCGTCGGGACTCACGGCGGCTCCACCGCCCTTCGATCCTCCGCATCTGGTGTACGCGAGCCGACTCGAGCCGGAGAAGGGGATCATCGACCTGCTCGGGGCGCTGCCGGGTGTCGTCGCAGTGGTGCCCTCTCTGCGAGTGACCGTCGCCGGGCCTGGGAGTCTCGAGGCCGAAGTGCGGCAGATCGTCGCCGCGGAACCGTCGCTCGCAGGGGTGACGGTCACCGGCGCCGTCGACCCGGGCGTGGTTCAGAACCTCATGGCGGCTGCGACGCTCGTCGTCGTCCCCTCGCGTGAGGGTGTGCCTCCCGAGACGTCGGAGCCGTTCGGACTCGTCGCCGCCGAGGCAGCGGCGCTCGGCCGCCCGGTCGTCGCCACCGCGGTGGGTGGCCTTCGCGAGATCGTCGTGCACGGCCATACGGGGCTTCTCGTCGCCCCGGGCGACGGCTCGGCTCTGCGCGATGCGCTCATCGAGATCCTCGGGGATTCCGCGGCCGCGGCCAGGATGGGCGCATCGGGCCGACGCTACGCTGCCGAGCAGTTCGGCTGGGACGACCACGTCGACCGGTACGAGCAGATCTTCGACGAGATGGTGGAGAGAGGCAGATGACATCGCCCGGTGCACACGCGCGGTTTCGACCCCACCAGCGGGTGGTGGCGAAGATCGTCATGGACGAGGCGGTCATCATCAACCTCGAGACCGGTGTCTACTACGGGCTTCCCGGCGCCGGTTCCGTCGTCTGGGCTCTCGTCGCAGCGGGCCACAGTCCCGCCGAGGTCGCCGAGCGTGTCGCCTCCGAGTACGCAGTGCAGTCCACTTCCGTCCGCGGCGACGTGGCGGCACTGGTCGAGTCACTCGTCGACGAGCAGCTCATCGTCGCGTCGGACCGGACCTCGGCCGACGACGTCGACATCGCCGATCTCGTCGCGCAGACGGACTACACGCCGCCCGCGCTCGAGCGCTTCGATGACATGGAGGAACTCCTCGCGCTCGACCCGCCCACTCCGGGCGCCCTCGACGTCCTCATGCAGCGGCCCGACCCCTCGGGATGATGTCCGGACAGCGGGGCCACGGTTCACGTGCCTGGCTCGGCTGACCGTTCAGCGAGCGGTGACCCCACCCGCCGGGACTGGGACCGCCTGGGTCAGGGCTGGTCGCAGGCGGTGCGGACCGGCGCCGTCCGATCGACCCTTCATGTGGGAATCGCCGGTCGTGTCGTCGCGCTGAGCATCGTCGGTGATCGGCTGGCAGCCGAGGTCTCCGAGGCGCTCGGACACCTGCGGGTCCCTCGTGCGACACCGGATCTCACGATCGAGGCGTGGCACGTCGCGGAGACCGGCGTCGACGTGGGCCCGATCGCCGCCGAGATCGACCCGGACCTCCCTCTCGCGTTCGCCATGTCTGCCGACCGAGCGCTCTTCGCGCACCGTCAACACGAGACGGCCGTCGTGTTCGACCGCGGGGCCCGGCTCGCCCGGGCGGCAGTCGGAGAGATCGCCGACGGGTCGCTCTACGAGCGGGGTCGCCCGTTCGAGACGATGCTGACCGTGTGGTTGCGGGACCTCGGGGTGGCGCTCGTCCATGGCGCCGTGGTCTCGTCCGGTGAGCGTGGCGCGCTCATCGTCGGCAAGAGCGGCTCGGGAAAGTCGACGCTCGCTGCGGAGTGCCTGGTTGGAGGTATGAGTCTCGTCAACGACGACAAGGTGGCTGTGGTCGTGGGCCCGCAGTCCGCGCGGGCCCACGGTCTCAACGCGTCACTGCACCTCACGGCGAACTCCCTGGACCGTCTGCCGGGACTCGCCCCCGTTGCCGTCCCACCTCGTATTCGGGCTGACGACAAGTACCGGGTGCCGGTCGGACGGACCCACCCCCTCCAGATGTCTCCCGCGGCCGACCTCGTGGCGATCGTGATCCCCTCCCTGCACGATGGGGACGAGACCACCGTCGACGCCGTGCGTGCACCAGCGGCGATGCGGGCGATGGCTGTGAGCACGGTGATGGCCATTCCGTCGTCGTCGGAGGGGCTCGATGCGCTCGTCGCTCTCGCGGAGTCGGTCCCGGCCTGGTCTGTCCGGATAGGCCGCGACGACCGTGGGCCCGAGGTGGTCGCGGGTCTGCTCCGCCGGGACTGAACCCGCCCGGTCCTCACGAACGTAGAATCGGCCTTCATGCGGCTCATAGCCAGCGTCAGCGCATCCCACGCCCGCCTCGTCGAGGAGTGGTTCCTCCCGACCGTCCCGGCCGGCTTCGAGCCGGTCGTCGTCGACGCGGAGCAACTCTGCGCGTCGGGTGAGTTCCGCTCCGACGGTTGGATGAACCAGGTCGCCCTCAAGTTCGTCGCAATCGAAGAAGCCACCTGGGGTCACGACGGCGAGATCGCGATCTTCAGCGACGTCGACATCCGCTTCTTCGAGGGATTCACGCCGGAGCTCGCCCGCGAGCTGCTCGGCGACCGCGACATCGCGTTCCAACAGGGTTCGCTCAGCGGCACGCTGTGTGCCGGTTTCTACATCTTCCGTGTGGGCGACCGGGCTCGCAGTTTCTTCCAGCGGGTCGAGGCCTATCTGACGCCGGACTACGTCGGTGACGACGAGACTGCGATGAACGAGGAGCTGCGGGTTCCGTTGCTGCGCGGGATGGGGAAGATCGACAGCCTCGGTGAGCGTCCCCGTCGGCTCGCCTTCGATGCCCTGACAGCGTTCCACGCCCGCCGGCCCCGGCCCGCCGACCAGCTCTCGTGGCGCCTGCTGCCGTCCTACATCTGGAACCCGGGTCTCTCCA
It contains:
- a CDS encoding nucleotidyltransferase family protein gives rise to the protein MRPPGRLAGADTPLLTALLGDPLRRRDAWRSWTRARGPLLDRVRADRTDRIRSLLPLAAGTAEIVELLDAATLDAVRVAAAREQLRHETLARITRSALAAFDQASIAVIAFDGFLLAEGYWPDPVARHSGGPRLVVPAESVDAALTTLAGAGWTPALIDPRFGPAPRPLRHASGVEAVVAERPNDAAFDVAALEAMWSRSTGHGGGLVRRPAASDELFALLVHGATYGTARSMQWVLDAHFVASHRSLDWRAFTRTAGAHPTARRIAALLTSMADDLDTTVPGDVTAALSRSRCSESRRDFAALAAASRATGRWNKVAMVRQAPSVAGAGLRATWILAERLTRAR
- a CDS encoding PqqD family protein, with amino-acid sequence MTSPGAHARFRPHQRVVAKIVMDEAVIINLETGVYYGLPGAGSVVWALVAAGHSPAEVAERVASEYAVQSTSVRGDVAALVESLVDEQLIVASDRTSADDVDIADLVAQTDYTPPALERFDDMEELLALDPPTPGALDVLMQRPDPSG
- a CDS encoding putative nucleotide-diphospho-sugar transferase; this encodes MRLIASVSASHARLVEEWFLPTVPAGFEPVVVDAEQLCASGEFRSDGWMNQVALKFVAIEEATWGHDGEIAIFSDVDIRFFEGFTPELARELLGDRDIAFQQGSLSGTLCAGFYIFRVGDRARSFFQRVEAYLTPDYVGDDETAMNEELRVPLLRGMGKIDSLGERPRRLAFDALTAFHARRPRPADQLSWRLLPSYIWNPGLSRPREWRPGDPLRVPRTIHVHHANYTVGVANKLAQLAEVDRIVASRA
- a CDS encoding glycosyltransferase family 4 protein, whose product is MVWAAAYPPSRGGVETMTAGLGATLAERGHSVRVLTDSGSADSDVRDGAVGVDRLPLHHTLTSRDPEAIAELVDRVGRMTRSFDPDVVNLHAMHPGWYFYLKTQRRSSAPLAFTSHGWSGYPTGPDSLTGRVLRSATRIVCCSDFVCAIGRRLVPDIADRFVTNLNGVRPSGLTAAPPPFDPPHLVYASRLEPEKGIIDLLGALPGVVAVVPSLRVTVAGPGSLEAEVRQIVAAEPSLAGVTVTGAVDPGVVQNLMAAATLVVVPSREGVPPETSEPFGLVAAEAAALGRPVVATAVGGLREIVVHGHTGLLVAPGDGSALRDALIEILGDSAAAARMGASGRRYAAEQFGWDDHVDRYEQIFDEMVERGR
- a CDS encoding glycosyltransferase family A protein, producing MTAASVSVVVPVYNGERYLAETLAAIRNQTHPVAEIIVVDDGSSDTSAEVAAAAVPSAKVLRRANMGAAAAMNAGVTVARGDLLTFCDADDLWHPTKTERQVAALAEMPSAGYSITDVVNFISPELAIDPDSVDAWLLEPAAGYYTATLAVWRSAFDEIGPFDESLRHMNKTEWFLRAREHSEVAHVTDVLVQRRLHTTNTSTSCESSSLDEHLEFVAARMRAARGGRNR
- a CDS encoding glycosyltransferase family A protein, encoding MNAYLVSCLIPAYNAARFITETLDSIVAQTHRPIEIVVVDDGSTDATADVVRHHDAEITLVEAEHAGLIPARDAAIEAATGDWIAFCDADDLWVPDKLRRQLAVFESDPDVDVCVGQYLNFWDEEAAQEAERYAGQPLSEPISGWIVPTMLARREVFERYGRFGDAIRPSDTGWFATAVERGCLVETLEQVVMHRRVHTTNDSLTGEDPLGGLFDLIKIRADARRGRIDR
- a CDS encoding YdiU family protein, with amino-acid sequence MAVTAPPLFDFDDTFVRDLEGLYEPWKPSAVPEPELVVLNEDLAVELGVDPQRLAAPEGLAVLAGNAVPEGARPVAQAYAGHQFGNYSPRLGDGRALLLGEVIDVHGRRRDLHMKGSGRTPFARGGDGRAALGPMLREYVIGEAMYALGIPTTRGLSVIATGEKVRRETALPGAVLTRAAASHLRVGTFQYAAATGDGDLLRRLADHAIDRHQPDVVGAPEPYLALLDGVAEAQAALVARWMLVGFIHGVMNTDNTTISGETIDYGPCAFMDAYDPATVFSSIDHAGRYAYGNQPHIAQWNLARLAEALLPLIDDDTDVAVEKATEVLGAYSDRYLAHWGEGMRAKLGMDGSVDGDDALIADGLTLLSENAVDFTSFFRALAASLRGDESRLVALFDDVAALDPWLGRWRGRVEAGGTDAAAIAAGMDRVNPVYIARNHLVEEALAAGSTGDLAPMERLLEVLAEPFDERPGLESFALPAPPDFGPYVTFCGT